In one window of Dethiosulfovibrio peptidovorans DNA:
- a CDS encoding peptidase M48: protein MMASSRVYRSVYASLKTMAVSAIFLLILGVEPIWGDSLSREIALGKTVARQVEARWSLVQNPTVVARVRMIFERLLPMVSRPLPYDVRVIRESVPNAFCIPGGTVYVTTGLLDFVRSDAELAAILAHELTHADENHVMIQAKRSQRLSLASLAIIIATKGQGAAGLLAGIAQIAVTNGYSMELEREADLGGLEKLQRAGYPPAAALTVMEGLAYEGIKRPSVDPGIFRDHPRTAERVEYIRRAILDRGWSLSRKKALHLLVPSVQSASGDIRLCVDDEVVWAVSSDRSSQVFQHAYEALVQWLELELSPHDIQVVTPLGGATTLLIGGHPVASEPVPSGAWSLNVFRERLLLVLSRAKERNPMVDYFF from the coding sequence ATGATGGCCTCTTCCCGAGTTTATCGATCTGTATATGCCTCCCTTAAAACAATGGCTGTCTCAGCCATTTTTTTATTGATATTGGGCGTTGAGCCTATATGGGGTGATAGTCTTTCACGGGAAATTGCTCTGGGAAAGACCGTAGCCAGACAGGTGGAGGCGCGATGGTCACTGGTTCAAAATCCCACCGTTGTTGCCAGGGTCCGTATGATCTTCGAAAGACTTCTCCCCATGGTCTCCAGACCTTTACCTTACGACGTTCGGGTTATTCGTGAGAGCGTCCCGAACGCCTTTTGCATCCCTGGTGGTACGGTCTACGTAACCACGGGGCTTCTGGACTTCGTTCGAAGTGATGCTGAACTGGCTGCAATTTTGGCTCACGAGTTGACCCACGCTGACGAAAATCACGTGATGATTCAGGCAAAACGGTCTCAAAGACTCTCTCTGGCGTCTCTGGCTATCATCATCGCTACCAAAGGACAGGGGGCAGCTGGTCTCTTGGCCGGTATTGCTCAAATAGCTGTAACCAACGGATACAGCATGGAGTTAGAGCGGGAGGCTGATCTGGGGGGGCTGGAGAAACTTCAAAGGGCGGGATACCCGCCGGCAGCTGCTCTGACGGTTATGGAGGGGTTGGCCTATGAGGGGATAAAACGGCCATCGGTGGACCCAGGGATATTTCGAGATCATCCGAGAACGGCCGAAAGAGTTGAATATATCCGGCGAGCTATCCTGGATCGAGGTTGGTCACTGAGCCGAAAAAAAGCCCTTCACCTGTTGGTGCCCTCGGTTCAATCTGCTTCCGGCGATATCCGTCTTTGTGTCGACGATGAGGTTGTCTGGGCTGTGAGCAGTGATCGTTCTTCACAGGTTTTTCAACATGCGTATGAAGCTTTGGTGCAATGGTTGGAACTTGAGCTCAGTCCCCATGACATACAGGTCGTAACGCCGCTTGGCGGAGCGACGACCCTGCTGATTGGAGGACATCCGGTGGCGAGCGAGCCTGTTCCCTCGGGAGCGTGGTCTTTGAACGTCTTTCGGGAGAGGTTGCTTCTGGTTCTCTCTAGGGCCAAGGAGAGAAACCCCATGGTAGACTATTTCTTTTGA
- a CDS encoding flagellar biosynthesis protein FlgN — translation MPDRLKAMVSGLLRQERDLYVSLNKQIDHELIAIDNDDMDLLLSILQEKQSIISRQERLLERWSDVSGELGLTEGREGPAFWRALSEAVDAQGYQELVQAVREIRDLGAKALRLEALAQKNLEAKVTEFREKMSRIAGGKKAVRGYMGNL, via the coding sequence TTGCCGGATAGGCTGAAGGCCATGGTCTCGGGGCTTCTCCGTCAAGAACGAGATCTCTACGTCTCCCTCAATAAGCAGATCGACCACGAATTAATCGCTATTGACAACGACGATATGGATCTCCTTTTATCCATTTTGCAGGAGAAACAGTCCATCATATCTCGTCAGGAAAGGCTTCTGGAGCGTTGGAGCGACGTATCAGGTGAATTGGGCTTGACCGAGGGGCGGGAAGGGCCTGCTTTTTGGCGGGCTCTTTCCGAGGCCGTCGATGCCCAGGGGTATCAGGAGTTGGTGCAGGCCGTTCGGGAGATTCGAGACTTGGGAGCCAAGGCTCTTCGACTGGAGGCTCTGGCTCAAAAAAATCTGGAGGCTAAAGTGACCGAGTTTCGCGAGAAGATGTCTCGGATTGCCGGTGGTAAAAAAGCTGTTCGAGGGTATATGGGAAACCTATGA
- the fliS gene encoding flagellar export chaperone FliS: MGHKKQNAQLTYQATRIRTASREQLLLITYDIAIRFCLSAESALEKGDSEEAHNNLIRAQNAVRELMVSLNTEIGGEVTVNLMALYDFMYRSLVEANVEKSQEKVCVARSMLEELRETWTQVMETLRKEAVSESVPEIVETGGGVSFAG, encoded by the coding sequence GTGGGACACAAAAAACAGAATGCCCAGCTAACCTATCAGGCGACCCGAATTCGAACGGCGTCTCGGGAGCAACTCCTTTTGATCACGTACGATATAGCTATCCGTTTCTGTCTGTCCGCTGAATCAGCTCTGGAGAAGGGCGATTCCGAGGAGGCACATAACAACCTTATCAGAGCTCAAAACGCTGTCCGTGAGCTCATGGTCTCTCTGAACACAGAGATTGGCGGTGAGGTGACGGTCAACCTCATGGCTCTCTACGATTTTATGTATCGAAGTCTCGTCGAGGCCAATGTGGAGAAGTCCCAGGAGAAGGTGTGCGTGGCTCGATCCATGTTGGAGGAGCTTCGGGAGACCTGGACTCAGGTCATGGAAACGCTTCGTAAGGAAGCGGTCTCTGAGAGCGTCCCTGAAATTGTCGAGACGGGGGGAGGCGTGAGCTTTGCCGGATAG